One window of the Actinomyces wuliandei genome contains the following:
- a CDS encoding DEAD/DEAH box helicase → MTTSNGPLSLDAMFAAEASSNDVATPQVHDPHTSSPEDFATPASSDTPEDPVDVEHEDEEDDVERDVPERDPEDPGDTAGGDLHDDHDNRGDDHAGNQDDDREAVRHTDTKDARGSEEPGTGRNAAPQEHRGDHGDGSGAAGAADPEETTFADLGLPGDLLKAVTDMGYTTPTAIQREAIPVLLGGRDVVGVAQTGTGKTAAFGLPLLDTVEARDARVQALVLAPTRELALQSAEALTDMAARSRGLDVVAVYGGAPYGPQIGALRDGAQVVVGTPGRVIDLIEKGALRLDDVRYFVLDEADEMLRMGFAEDVETIASSLPSQRRTALFSATMPPAIQEVARQHLHEPVQVEVSRPASTVATVRQTYAVVPFRHKIGAVSRILAVTEAEAAIVFVRTKSTAEDVAIELAGRGIQAAAISGDVPQRERERLVDRLRSGTLDVLVATDVAARGLDVDRIGLVVNFDVPREAEAYVHRIGRTGRAGRHGEAVTFLTPKEKRKLRQIERLTGTRLEEITLPSPADVSAHRARTLLERARSRHQRGRLDAYLPLVVSTAEVLGTSAQELAATLVALAVGDEGPVRRDDRDITSTSRPAPRGSRDESVDPDGAFVSASFEGGREDRRRKDRRERPDTRRGAPRGGRREPEGPGTVYRVEVGHRDRVMPGAIVGALANEGGIDGSAIGKIDILQSFSLVTIHTELTPDHLDVIGRATVSGRELRIRPDEGPGHGWSGPNDREGRRGFGRGGQADRGSRGWDRDERPRRRWEDHDREGRRGFGRGGQADRGSRGWDRDERPRRRWEDHDRGYRSGRDDRGSSRFGGNRGGGYRGNRDPR, encoded by the coding sequence ATGACAACCAGTAACGGACCGCTGAGCCTTGATGCCATGTTCGCCGCCGAGGCCTCCAGCAACGACGTGGCTACTCCTCAGGTCCACGACCCGCACACCTCCTCGCCAGAGGACTTCGCCACTCCTGCGTCCTCCGACACGCCTGAGGACCCTGTGGACGTGGAGCACGAGGACGAGGAGGACGACGTCGAGCGCGACGTCCCCGAGCGCGACCCTGAGGACCCCGGTGACACTGCGGGTGGGGACCTCCACGACGACCACGACAACCGCGGCGATGACCACGCCGGCAACCAGGATGACGACCGGGAGGCCGTCCGGCACACAGACACCAAAGACGCCAGAGGCTCCGAGGAGCCGGGCACCGGGAGGAACGCGGCTCCCCAGGAGCACCGAGGCGACCACGGGGACGGCTCCGGGGCCGCTGGCGCCGCAGACCCTGAGGAGACCACCTTCGCTGACCTGGGGCTTCCGGGTGACCTGCTCAAGGCTGTCACCGACATGGGTTACACCACCCCTACCGCCATCCAGAGGGAGGCGATCCCGGTGCTGCTGGGCGGCCGTGACGTCGTCGGGGTGGCCCAGACCGGTACCGGAAAGACGGCAGCCTTTGGGCTGCCCCTGCTGGACACCGTCGAGGCCCGTGACGCCAGGGTCCAGGCCCTGGTGCTGGCTCCCACCCGGGAGCTGGCCCTGCAGAGCGCCGAGGCCCTCACTGACATGGCCGCCCGCTCCCGGGGGCTGGACGTCGTCGCGGTCTACGGGGGCGCACCCTACGGTCCCCAGATCGGCGCGCTCAGGGACGGCGCCCAGGTCGTGGTCGGCACCCCGGGACGGGTGATCGACCTCATTGAGAAGGGAGCGCTGCGCCTGGACGACGTGCGCTACTTCGTCCTGGACGAGGCTGACGAGATGCTGCGTATGGGTTTCGCCGAGGACGTGGAGACCATCGCCTCCTCCCTGCCCTCGCAGCGCCGCACCGCCCTGTTCTCCGCGACGATGCCGCCTGCCATCCAGGAGGTGGCCCGCCAGCACCTTCACGAGCCCGTCCAGGTGGAGGTCTCCCGCCCCGCCTCTACCGTGGCCACCGTCCGCCAGACCTACGCTGTCGTCCCCTTCCGCCACAAGATCGGGGCTGTGTCCCGCATCCTGGCGGTCACTGAGGCCGAGGCGGCAATCGTGTTCGTGCGTACCAAGTCCACTGCGGAGGACGTCGCCATCGAGCTGGCGGGCCGAGGCATCCAGGCCGCAGCCATCTCCGGGGACGTGCCCCAGCGGGAGCGGGAGCGCCTGGTTGACCGGCTGCGCTCAGGCACCCTGGACGTGCTTGTCGCTACCGATGTCGCCGCTCGAGGCCTTGACGTGGACCGCATCGGGCTTGTGGTCAACTTTGACGTCCCCCGCGAGGCCGAGGCCTATGTGCACCGCATCGGCCGTACCGGCAGGGCGGGACGCCATGGGGAGGCCGTCACCTTCCTGACGCCGAAGGAGAAGCGCAAGCTGCGTCAGATCGAGCGGCTGACCGGGACGCGCCTGGAGGAGATCACCCTGCCCTCCCCTGCCGACGTCTCCGCGCACCGTGCCCGCACCCTGCTGGAGCGGGCACGCTCCCGTCACCAGCGGGGACGTCTGGACGCCTACCTGCCCCTGGTGGTCTCCACGGCCGAGGTCCTCGGCACCAGCGCCCAGGAGCTGGCAGCTACCCTTGTGGCCCTGGCAGTCGGGGACGAGGGTCCTGTCCGCCGAGACGACAGGGACATCACCTCCACCAGCCGCCCGGCGCCACGCGGCTCCCGCGATGAGAGTGTCGACCCTGACGGCGCCTTTGTCTCGGCCTCCTTCGAGGGGGGACGGGAGGACCGTCGTCGCAAGGACCGGAGGGAGCGGCCCGACACCAGACGGGGCGCGCCCCGAGGCGGGCGCCGCGAGCCTGAGGGACCGGGCACGGTCTACCGCGTCGAGGTCGGTCACCGCGACCGTGTCATGCCCGGTGCCATCGTCGGGGCGCTGGCCAATGAGGGAGGTATCGACGGCTCCGCCATCGGCAAGATCGACATCCTCCAGTCCTTCTCCCTGGTCACGATCCACACCGAGCTGACGCCTGACCACCTAGACGTCATCGGCCGGGCAACCGTCAGCGGCCGTGAGCTGCGCATCCGCCCTGACGAGGGACCGGGGCACGGCTGGTCGGGTCCCAACGACCGTGAGGGGCGGCGCGGCTTTGGCCGTGGCGGCCAGGCAGACCGGGGCTCACGGGGCTGGGACCGCGACGAGCGCCCCCGCCGCCGCTGGGAGGACCACGACCGTGAGGGGCGGCGCGGCTTTGGCCGTGGCGGCCAGGCAGACCGGGGCTCACGGGGCTGGGACCGCGACGAGCGTCCCCGCCGCCGCTGGGAGGACCACGACAGGGGCTACCGCTCCGGACGCGACGACCGCGGCTCCAGCCGCTTCGGTGGCAACCGGGGCGGAGGCTACCGGGGAAACCGCGACCCACGCTGA
- a CDS encoding cation:proton antiporter family protein translates to MTPELSIVPAVYLLAVVLLGFTATLLRLPPLVGFLAAGFVLGASGIPHLEAVEVLGDVGVAVLLFMIGLKVDLRSLARREVVSTAVVTILVLSLLGTALVSGLVLLGLQVGAVTPAGVVVLGFALSFSSTVVVVKLLEDRDDLGSLYGRIAIGVLVVQDIAAVVYMTVASGQRPSPWALGLVLLWPTSRLLGRVLDRIDHREMRALFGISMALLPGYLLFSILGVDGDLGALVMGVLLASHPAAKELSSALFTIKELLLVGFFLSIGMEGLPGPGAVLLACALLLLMPVRAMVYTAVVRLERMRRRTAVVTGLAMTAYSEFALIVVAVAVDHALLGEEWTAAVSLALALSFVVSGVVNHNPARLVRWMTEALPHRPHTFLHPSERPLDLTGVRTVIFGMGRVGRATYARLAQDGQVGVLGIDNDATKVAGLSAQGLNVLEADATDQDFWDKLDAVHASTAVLAMPEPGANLHVLDWLERSSFEGQVLAVAGYDDEADAMRRRGVDSVVNIYDGLGTALAEAVESVETVGPEDRPS, encoded by the coding sequence GTGACCCCAGAGCTGTCTATTGTTCCTGCCGTCTACCTGCTTGCCGTCGTCCTCCTGGGATTTACGGCAACCCTCCTGCGCCTGCCGCCGCTGGTCGGGTTCCTGGCCGCCGGGTTCGTGCTGGGCGCCTCAGGCATACCCCACCTGGAGGCCGTCGAGGTGCTCGGAGACGTAGGGGTGGCGGTCCTGCTGTTCATGATCGGCCTGAAGGTGGACCTGCGTAGCCTGGCCAGGCGGGAGGTAGTCAGCACCGCCGTGGTCACGATCCTGGTCCTGTCCCTCCTGGGCACCGCGCTCGTCTCCGGCCTGGTCCTCCTGGGGCTGCAGGTCGGGGCGGTCACCCCCGCCGGTGTTGTTGTCCTCGGTTTCGCCCTGTCCTTCTCCTCCACGGTCGTAGTCGTCAAGCTTCTTGAGGACCGCGACGACCTCGGGTCCCTCTACGGCCGTATCGCCATCGGCGTGCTTGTCGTCCAGGACATTGCCGCAGTCGTGTACATGACGGTGGCCTCGGGACAGCGGCCCTCGCCCTGGGCGCTGGGCCTGGTGCTGCTGTGGCCGACGTCGCGGCTCCTGGGCAGGGTACTCGACCGCATCGACCACCGTGAGATGCGTGCGCTCTTCGGCATCTCCATGGCTCTTCTTCCGGGGTACCTGCTCTTCTCCATCCTGGGTGTCGATGGCGACCTCGGGGCGCTGGTCATGGGGGTGCTCCTCGCCTCCCACCCTGCGGCCAAGGAGCTCTCCAGCGCCCTGTTCACCATCAAGGAGCTCCTCCTGGTGGGATTTTTCCTGTCCATCGGCATGGAGGGCCTGCCCGGCCCAGGCGCTGTCCTCCTGGCCTGCGCCCTCCTGCTGCTCATGCCGGTCAGGGCCATGGTCTACACTGCGGTCGTGCGCCTGGAGCGAATGCGCCGACGCACTGCCGTGGTCACCGGCCTGGCCATGACCGCTTACTCCGAGTTCGCCCTCATTGTTGTGGCCGTTGCCGTGGACCACGCCCTCCTGGGTGAGGAGTGGACGGCTGCCGTCAGCCTGGCACTGGCGCTGTCCTTCGTCGTCTCAGGAGTCGTCAACCACAACCCGGCCAGGCTGGTGCGCTGGATGACCGAGGCCCTGCCCCACCGGCCGCACACCTTCCTCCACCCCTCAGAGCGCCCGCTGGACCTCACCGGTGTGCGTACCGTCATTTTCGGAATGGGTCGTGTGGGTCGGGCCACCTACGCGCGTCTGGCCCAGGACGGCCAGGTCGGCGTGCTCGGTATCGACAACGACGCCACCAAGGTCGCCGGACTGTCCGCCCAGGGCCTCAACGTCCTGGAGGCCGACGCCACCGACCAGGACTTCTGGGACAAGCTTGACGCGGTCCACGCCTCCACAGCGGTGCTGGCCATGCCGGAGCCGGGTGCCAACCTGCACGTCCTGGACTGGCTGGAGCGGTCCAGCTTCGAGGGCCAGGTGCTGGCGGTCGCTGGCTACGACGACGAGGCCGACGCCATGCGTCGGCGTGGTGTGGACAGTGTCGTCAACATCTACGACGGCCTGGGCACGGCCCTGGCCGAGGCGGTCGAGTCCGTGGAGACGGTCGGTCCGGAGGACCGTCCGTCATGA